The following are encoded together in the Montipora foliosa isolate CH-2021 chromosome 12, ASM3666993v2, whole genome shotgun sequence genome:
- the LOC137979027 gene encoding uncharacterized protein — protein MMKIPLLVVFLSFFSATNAAGPYKCQGVADYWLSFYGMWSNDTHPNAFPSDGHFSSILGISHMGAYSMWGPGMNATPGVKEVAENGNVTVLEKELMMAIMYKKTAWKTFKAPGPINGTQHVMNLGVEVTKDFPLVSLITMIAPSPDWFTGIMNMNLCNTSSGMWLDSMMVDMLHPWDAGTDDGTAFDADDAATDPVETISIITRASDTPFKNSTMGMIATLGKVMITRINKPEMTMCSGEGTYKVEIQTMWTQQSHPNGFPQDAHFSPPVGATHSYKYKFWSPMTRASTGVKMVAELGATGTLYNEIKNYKKPGYVHMAYVASADVKTPGKWSMMVSVKGMYSKVSLITMIAPSPDWFIGVDSHDLCGSNGEWKKSEMVSLPAWDAGTDSGMNFQSQKSPTTPPDVITLITASSNTEIKDNANTPFAKISFTLQEGNETPDSKASTQIQPIYSLLACACLAILRLLN, from the exons ATGATGAAGATTCCTTTGTTAGTAGTATTTTTGAGCTTCTTCTCAGCAACGAATGCAGCTGGCCCTTACAAATGCCAAGGAGTAGCTGATTATTGGTTGTCATTCTATGGCATGTGGAGTAATGACACACACCCAAACGCTTTCCCGTCAGATGGTCATTTTTCTTCCATCCTTGGAATCTCACACATGGGCGCTTACTCGATGTGGGGACCTGGGATGAACGCGACTCCGGGAGTCAAAGAGGTGGCAGAAAATG GTAATGTAACGGTTTTGGAAAAAGAACTTATGATGGCCATAATGTACAAGAAAACGGCCTGGAAAACGTTCAAGGCGCCCGGCCCCATAAACGGCACTCAGCATGTCATGAATCTCGGCGTCGAAGTCACGAAGGACTTCCCTTTGGTGTCTCTTATCACCATGATCGCCCCATCGCCTGATTGGTTCACGGGTATCATGAACATGAACCTCTGCAACACCTCATCTGGAATGTGGCTGGACAGTATGATGGTGGACATGTTACACCCCTGGGATGCAGGGACGGATGATGGCACTGCCTTTGACGCCGACGACGCTGCAACTGATCCGGTAGAAACTATTTCAATTATTACTCGAGCCTCTGACACCCCTTTCAAGAACTCTACGATGGGAATGATCGCCACCCTTGGAAAGGTGATGATAACAAGGATAAACAAACCTGAAATGACTATGTGCAGTGGTGAAGGGACTTACAAAGTCGAGATTCAAACCATGTGGACCCAGCAAAGTCACCCGAATGGATTCCCACAAGATGCTCACTTCTCGCCCCCCGTCGGTGCCACACACTCGTACAAGTATAAATTCTGGAGTCCAATGACTCGTGCTTCAACGGGGGTCAAGATGGTTGCAGAATTAG GTGCCACTGGTACATTGTACAACGAAATCAAGAATTATAAGAAGCCCGGATACGTGCACATGGCTTACGTGGCCTCGGCAGATGTGAAAACACCAGGAAAATGGAGCATGATGGTCAGTGTTAAGGGCATGTATTCCAAGGTGTCCCTCATTACCATGATCGCGCCTTCGCCTGATTGGTTCATTGGAGTCGACAGCCACGACCTTTGTGGATCCAATGGCGAATGGAAGAAGAGCGAAATGGTGAGTCTGCCGGCATGGGATGCCGGGACAGATAGCGGAATGAACTTCCAATCACAAAAAAGTCCAACTACACCTCCAGACGTAATCACACTGATCACAGCAAGCAGTAACACGGAGATCAAAGACAACGCTAACACACCGTTTGCCAAGATCTCGTTTACGCTGCAAGAAGGAAACGAAACACCTGATTCTAAAGCCTCCACGCAAATTCAGCCAATCTACAGCCTCCTGGCCTGCGCTTGTCTGGCCATATTGCGCTTACTGAATTAG